The Malus domestica chromosome 10, GDT2T_hap1 genome contains a region encoding:
- the RIN4-1 gene encoding RPM1-interacting protein 4 (The RefSeq protein has 1 frameshift and aligns at 99% coverage compared to this genomic sequence) has product MAQRSHVPKFGNWEDQESVPYTAYFDKARKGRTGVGGKMINPNDPEENPDILSDTSASSPPKVRPEPGKPVHERRRSREDNDLRFANSPAQRRSSGEHQPNRGRGVSSGETHRRAARPSAGSENSVERSPLHRNARVSGRDSPSWEGKASYESSHGTPARSRLKPRDESPEKGAAVPKFGEWDENDPASADGFTHIFNKVREEKAGKAPGTPSHPSYQDARKQGSNDSAKCCCFPWGRK; this is encoded by the exons TGGCA CAACGTTCACATGTACCAAAGTTTGGCAATTGGGAAGACCAAGAAAGTGTTCCTTACACTGCCTATTTTGATAAGGCCCGTAAGGGTCGAACTGGTGTTGGGGGAAAGATGATTAATCCAAATGACCCCGAAGAGAATCCAGACATCCTCTCTGACACATCTGCATCATCTCCTCCAAAAGTTAGACCGGAACCAGGAAAACCAGTTCATGAACGGAGAAGAAGCAGGGAGGATAATGACCTAAGATTTGCCAACTCCCCAGCCCAGCGCAGAAGTTCTGGTGAACATCAACCTAACAGAGGCCGTGGGGTTAGTTCTGGTGAAACCCATCGAAGAGCTGCACGACCAAGTGCTGGGTCTGAGAACAGTGTTGAACGTTCACCTCTCCATCGCAATGCAAGGGTCTCAGGAAGAGATTCACCCTCCTGGGAAGGAAAGGCGTCATATGAAAGTAGCCATGGCACTCCTGCAAGATCCCGCCTCAAACCTCGTGATGAAAGT CCTGAGAAAGGTGCTGCTGTTCCCAAATTTGGCGAGTGGGATGAGAACGACCCGGCATCAGCTGATGGTTTCACTCATATATTCAACAAAGTGCGGGAGGAGAAGGCGGGAAAAGCACCAGGGACTCCTTCTCATCCGTCTTACCAAGATGCAAGGAAGCAGGGTTCCAATGACAGTGCCAAG TGTTGCTGCTTTCCATGGGGCAGAAAATGA
- the LOC139189063 gene encoding methionine--tRNA ligase, cytoplasmic-like, with protein sequence MDDQSDGGEGNAGKNPKLPVPGKRNILLITSALPYVNNIPRLGTISGCVLSADVYDRYCRLRRYIVIYICGTDEYGTATETKAKDENCTPQQICDKYHEIHKQVYQWFDISFDKFGTTSTPQHTEI encoded by the exons ATGGATGATCAATCAGACGGCGGAGAAGGCAACGCCGGAAAAAACCCGAAGCTGCCGGTCCCTGGGAAGCGCAACATCCTCCTCATCACAAGCGCCTTGCCCTATGTCAACAACATCCCTCGCCTTGGCACCATCAGTGGCT GTGTTCTAAGTGCGGATGTTTACGATCGATATTGTCGCCTTCGCAGGTACATTGTGATATACATATGTGGGACTGATGAGTATGGGACTGCAACTGAGACAAAAGCTAAGGACGAAAATTGTACTCCACAGCAAATTTGTGACAA ATATCATGAAATTCATAAACAGGTCTACCAGTGGTTCGATATAAGTTTTGATAAATTCGGAACCACGTCAACTCCTCAACATACTGAAATTTGA
- the LOC103445387 gene encoding uncharacterized protein has translation MIQLLFVVLFAEGVVAFLMLVKIGPLRELVIKSLDQVKMGKGPATVKTIAGTMSVILISSFISIVKIQNKGVKLGTMSPMDQVLWRTHLLEASLMGFTLFLGFIIDRMHHYLSKLIGLRSSVGSSKEELDRLQKETIQLKEKEEKASQEVKQLQAKISTLTEDLKKLKLECAEKDKSVETAECHVASLQKQAADLLLEYDRLLEDNQNLQNQSLGYRS, from the exons ATGATTCAGCTGTTGTTCGTAGTGCTTTTCGCCGAGGGGGTAGTGGCGTTCCTTATGCTGGTGAAAATTGGGCCGTTGAGGGAGCTGGTGATAAAGAGCTTGGATCAGGTAAAAATGGGCAAGGGTCCAGCCACTGTAAAAACGATTGCAGGGACCATGTCTGTGATTTTAATCTCGAGCTTCATCAGCATTGTGAAGATCCAGAACAAAGGTGTGAAGCTTGGGACTATGTCGCCGATGGATCAGGTTCTGTGGAGGACCCACCTGCTTGAAGCTTCATTGATGG GTTTTACCCTATTTCTTGGATTCATAATTGATCGGATGCACCATTATCTCAGTAAGCTAATTGGATTGAGGAGTAGTGTGGGATCTTCAAAAGAAGAACTTGACAGGCTTCAAAAAGAGACGATACAActtaaagaaaaggaagagaaagcTTCCCAAGAAGTCAAGCAGCTGCAAGCCAAAATCTCAACACTAACAGAGGATTTGAAGAAGCTGAAATTGGAATGTGCGGAGAAAGATAAAAGCGTTGAAACTGCCGAATGCCATGTTGCTTCCCTCCAGAAACAGGCTGCAGATCTACTTCTCGAATATGATCGCTTGTTGGAAGACAACCAAAATCTTCAGAATCAGTCTCTAGGTTATAGGAGCTGA